The Culex pipiens pallens isolate TS chromosome 2, TS_CPP_V2, whole genome shotgun sequence DNA window CAGCGCTTTCAGTTTTATTCGTTCTGGCCGAACGAAACCTCCTGGTGGAGGTGCGTCCACCACCGGCTGCAAGGCTGTCGGGCCATGGTTGAAATCGACGCGGAGATGGCGCGGGTTACGATGCAGAAGGAGCAGCACAGGCATCATCCGGTCGCGGAAAAGTTGCTCGAGTGTCCCCAGGGAAAGGGGGTGACGGTGTTTGATGGAGATGTGAAGACTTTTTGGTTGACCCACGGCGCGGGAAACGGTGTATCCACTCAATTTTCACGTAATTTGATTATTGAAGGTCAGAAGTTTTATCTCTTTAGGATACATCAATCATATATCAGCACGTGGCATTGTAATAAGACGGGCAGTTGCAGGGCACATCTCAGCGTTCAAGGAGTTTtccgaaaaatcaaacaatttgaCGAGCACAATCATGGACCGCTTTCTGAAGGTAAAATGGAAGCACTTCTTGCCAATTGCAACGTTGAGCTCGATTTGGTGAGCATCAGAGACAAGAAAGACCAGCCTCCGGAGGTAAAACCTGTGATAGCACGAATCACCTACGACGGACAGGAATTCCGACTTCAATCGAACGAGCCTGACGGAACCCGGATGTGGCGCTGCATGTGGCACGACCTCCGCCAGTGTCCGGTGACTGTTCGTATGAGCAACAGCGGAACGAAAGTTGTGCCGGTGTCCCCAAAAGCTCGGCACAACCACCCGGACGACATCATCGGCGTCTATCTGCAAGAGGATGGCCGGCATCCTGTTTTCGACAAGCAGGAAAAGACGAAACTACCCTTCTGGCTATTTACCGTCGAATCCGTCGAGCATGAAATGAAGCGTCGAGGAATGATCTACCAAGGGTACAAGTACCTTCTGGCCACGATCGGTGACCGCGGGGACAGCGAGTGGAAGTGTGTAAAGTGCGAGACAACCCTGCAAATCACGGGACTCTTCTGGATAGCTTCCCAACAGGGCAACCACTCTCACGGTCCGCTCACAACCGAAGAGATCTACGCCATTACAAGAAAAGGCGACAACATCAACGATCTCCTGCCGTCCAGCGGCGTCCCACTGCCCAAACAAGCTCTTCTCGCCACTCTCTCCTCCCCCAACCCAAACCGAACCTTCCAGCTGCACCACCAAGGCGACGCCATGAAGATCCTCCAGGACGGCTTCGAGTACTACTACGTCTGCTCCAAACCAAGCTACTCGCTGTGGCGTTGCATCTACTCGTCGATCCGCTGCTGCAACGCAACCCTGCGCCTCTTCAACATCACCCAGCAAACCTCGCACACTCCCCACAACCACTCCGACGAGCTGTGGCATCTGTACTTCACCGCGCTCGGTCAACACACCATCCAAGGGCTTCCCTTCCACTTTCTGATCCAACCAACGTTCCTACGACCCCTGCCGCACCTGATCTACGCAGGGCACCTGTTCAATCTGGACTTTATAACGGAGCAGGGAAGCGCGAGTCTTTGGTTTTGCGCGGACCCGGGCTGCCGCGTGGCGTTGACCGTGACGGGGCAGTTTGAAACGGTGAGCGTAGAAGGGCTGCCGCACGGGGAGCCTCCGATGGCCAGGAATGTGCAAGCGGATTGGATCAGACGGTTCGGATCGTCGCGTAGCTTTTAAGCGTGTTTGAACTTGTTAGAGATTAAGTTGGTTGCAATCGTTGTTTGAACTAGTTTTAAGATAAGTGAAGCGGAATTTCGATGTCGAAATGATGAGTCGTTTTTTTAGTATCAGTATCGTAGTATCATTTGAAGTGTTTTGTCGTAAAAGCATGTTGTGATATTAGCAAGCGTTCGAAATCAAATAAATATCGTTATGTATTTTAAACAGCAAATTGTGTTTTATTTCTTCGTCACTTTCATTTGTTTCTCATAGAAATGCAATACAAAAgtaaagcaatccactttaacgaccccgggtcttttgtgggctctgttgcaagtttctgctcatttctaggcatccgaaggttatgtgtggtgagtcacccaaaacctcttttacgcaaatggaccgacgttttacttccccatccgatagaaagccaggaggataaggcgggaatcgaacccggggcatcttagggatcggcagccgaagtcgctaaccaccgcgccacgaggctaCTGTAAGCTActgaaaaaattgaataaattcacGATCATGTCATGATCATGTCCCCACATCTCTTCTCCTCTctagattttgtgaaatgtgatccattCAAAGAATTCTCTCAGTGGTTAATGCAACGCAATAAGCCTGGCCAGTGGCCACATTAATGTGAGTAATACCATAGACTAAGTAATAGACTAAACACTTCGAAATTCTTCAACAAGTTTGACTCGAAAGCTGTGAGCCGCGTGTACCACTGTGAACCGCATCGGAGTCTTGCTTGGCATTGCCTTTTTGCTTTTCAAGCAAAAACtataaaagtttgattttcatttttctctTACCGTTATTTATTCGATTTGGTCGAGGATTTTGACATTATTATTTTCCAATAAGCGTATGCGAAACTGTTGTGCACACCTTCTTCTGTTTTCACAACAAAGTTGTAGCTTTTCTCTCCTCTCTCAAAAGCtgcgaactgtcaaacacgggtaaacaaaacagaaaaatcatCGTCCTCTGTTCCGTCGTCGTCGCGCATCAGCTTCAGTTGTACgcttcaaaaagttcaaaaaaacgcCTCGCGGAACCGTGTTTGCCCTTCAAATTAATCCGCTTGTAATTTATCAAAAGGTAAATGAACTCTTAAAGTGTAGCCTCGAaactgtcaattttgacaattttccccCCTTAAACCCCAAAAGACAATGATCAACAGCACTGCCGAGCTCGCGGGGAACATTGCGAACCTGTGCCGCATCTGTTCCGCGCCCGGATCGCACACAATCTACGCCAAAATTCCGCCCTACCTGCATGAACACCCCCGCGAGTGTCCCCGCTGGACGATGCCCATCAGCCGGCTGCTGACCGAGGTGACCGGCCTAGATTCGAGCGAGGCGGACGGCCTGCCGCAGAAGATTTGTGTCGTGTGCATTTCCTACCTCAAGCACGCGTACACCTTCCGGCGGCAGGCCATCGACAATGTGGCCGCACTGCTGGCCGCCCGGTATCTGGTCACACGACAGACGAACGACGGTTCCGCCAAAAAGGACCTGGACGATCCGATCGAACCGGTTGTGATAAAGCCGGCGGTGATACGACCGGAAATGAACGACGTTTGCCAGCGGATGATGACGGCGGGGCCGGATGGGCGGGCGGTGCCCTTTCAGAAGAACCTGGACAAGCAGCAGCTGATGCAGGCGCTGTTGCTCAATGGGAATGGGCggacgcagcagcagcagcgaagcAAGAAACAGAACAATTTAGACGAGGAACGGCGCCAGATGGACGAAGCGGAACGGAGTCGGTGAGTggatttaaaacaatatttttctcaagaagtttttgaatattgatcatttaaaaaatagaatacCAACACATAAATCAAATCTTCGGCACTAAATttgcatttcaaatttgttgaaagtttgcaaaattgcagCTCGAAACAAGTCCGTCccattttttttgtcgaattagagaaaaaacaccaaaactTTTTAGCATGGTGACTCCCAACGATTAACTGCCTAAACAAACAgtaacgtgagcgggggatcccgacgattcttcctcccctgtagattctgaaCTTTgatgttgtttgaacattcgtgcccAAACTCAATCCATTTCAGAGAATCATCTtcgcggttaactttacgcagttggcctggccggtTTGAACAGAAGGATGTTGGAAGTAATCGCCCCGACATCCTTCAGGATGCTTCCGAAAGAATGGCTGTGCTATAGGGttatattagattagattagaataacCCTTTGGACGTTTGTCATGGCTCGTGCATaggttgaataaaaaaaggtgcTAACTACAAACTAGATATTgccgtttaaattttttttgtttgaaaaaaaatcaagttattcTGGCAATGCTCGAGCCAAAAAAACGTTGCGTTTTTTTAATTACGTGAATTACATCaaataaatattcgaaaatttgtatctcttaacattccaacgcccaaggctctaaaaaagttggaacggtaacttcaactcaatggttctcgggcatacctcaaccaatcaagatgattcttctttccagtgatttgataatatgtctagatgattttagaactttgcagaacttaatttaatcaaatctgttatttttgcgatcaaaaacatcgttccattttttttgcgtgtaagaaaaaaatcgccaaaaattccgcggaggcagtcgttttaaaaaaggtggaacgatgtttttgatcgcaagaattacagaattcatcaaatcaagttctgcaaagttctaaaatcatctagacatcctatcaaatcactggaaagaagaatgatcttgattggttgagtaatgcccgagaaccagcgattTGAAGTttccgttccatcttttttgggaggcttgggcgtccgtgtaagttggacatgcgttgggcgttccagtgttaaaaaaatttcCTGATCGGGTTTGGTGTCCTCTGCAAATTTTGCAAGTTTTGCAAGTTATTGATGAGgacaattcagaaaaaatgtacTCGAAAAAATAGCCGTTATTTGGGCTctagggggtgagattgggtccccaaacccaatgtcacccctggtGACGGTATCTTTTTTcccaaaatctatatttttatttttttgaaaagttaaactaaaaattatatttttaaacattatttgtgaaattttctgatctctcgaaaaacatgttttaatatttgtcAACCaactctaaaaattcaaaaaggcgtaatgttgaatgtttgaccttttcaaaactttagttttgatttagagcgtccaatttcccgtccaggGAAAaataaatcccgggaattctgggaatttcccaaaaaaaaaaagtatttcccgtttcattttcaccaaaagaatatttctggagttttttttgaaaaggtccaataaaccaaatttccagtttttgctttttgggtgtttttgaaaccgccttgagtcaggggtattaaaaaacacccaaaaagcaaaaactgaaaatttggtttattggaccttttcaaaaaaaaaaaaaaactccagatttttataataaccgcaccactacacactcaatcacaAGTACCTtcggtagaaagccattggcgtcgcgagcattaagggcatctccaccgcagagatcTAATTGCGTGGCAAACCTATCGGTTGGATACCCATTTTTAGCTTTGCTCCGTAGCTAATACACGTTTTCGCACCGCTGGGAGCTAATTTGGCTACCgaatcaagcccaccgcggggatctaatttatttattttcaaattctagccgttttgttgatcgaaatcaataaaactacattctagcatgatagaacatgcttcTAATTGCATTATATGTCCAAATTGGTTGCGTACaacaataaaatatcattttcaaatttttaaaagagttcatccgatttgctcccgacatgtttgcaccccaactttcgcaccgcgggtagcaaagctaaagctaaattagccttcgagttcattcagcgaagaaaaagttcatcgggGATCCGTCGAGTAGCCAAGATAGGTGCTCGAGAAGTCCCCGAGCTGCCGGTGGCTAATGTTTTCAACgattttagaattatttgtctctgtttggttgaagttgcatttattttgattatcaaatttgaatggatattgaagaaatcagtaatttggttcaaaacgactttattaaattgaaaaattgtgatatttaccattttttagtattttataaataaaaaataatcaaccacCTATATTTGATATAAGCAAATCATCacagaaaattcaaacatttttgaattatgtattaaaattcaaatatatttcaagaattttcctTTTTGTATGCGACTGAAACTcacaaacgttttaataatattgtattcgatataataatattgaaaatccccGCCGAATCTCatgcagaattttgaaattaaatggacagatatagttttttggtcgaaatgaGTAAAAacagaagttgtctttatagctgtcggccactatttctagtaccaaccagcaacctctggattgtgagtccagtgtgctgtccaattgatccacacggatcgaaatgaagtaaaccagagtgaaaacaaacttaaaagttatcatacaaatatctattaACTGACTGAAAAActcaatagtaaaaaaaaataatttggaaattctaaataaaaagtatgcagaattgaataataattttaatattaaagtatttaatttattcagaaattacatGTCGAAATAACAAATGCTACAAAAtctgaaattaagaaattccaaaatataaatttacgaaaacccgaaattctaatattcaaaaacaccatttttatcaaaaattgaattcaaaatcaggctttcaaaaatgtatgcatttaagaatttaagaatttaaaaatttaagaatttaagaatttaagaatttaagaacaggATTGCTGGGATTGCTTGTTTTCAAATCCGTATtggcttatttaaaatgttatgcttgaattttgctttttactcaATACAAATGACTTGTCTCTTGCATGTCCGGTAGTAGATCGACAATGCGTTgaccaaaattaaacaaacacaGCCTCAATCTGCAATTTGCAGCACGGAAGGGAAAATATCTCCAAACTCGAATAATTGATATCGAAAAATCAATCAtcactcctaatgtaaacatttactgacgtgagcaggataaactctatgtttacaaactcacattaGCCCAatcacattgttttgcttgaaaaaaccatccgtcagacgatttgctcccggtagatcccggagctaacctgagttttgtttagattcggatgaacacggatgaactcgaacctaaattagctctcgcacaagtaccgcggtgggcttgacgcgggtgccaaattagctttgcaacgcaattaggtccctgcggtggagatgccctaaaaactttgaaaacgataaacactcaaaccccgatggtttgacaccaactgttgtcaaacgaacggggtcactttttagtttgacaccccttttacacggagttcacacacactacaaacgtttgttttgatagtgtgcgtgagcgccgtgtaaaaagtgacagttcgtcactttttagtttgactttgaccaaccaacggggtacaaactaaaaaagtgtcaaacgaaaaagtgaccaaccaccgggggttgagtgtaaagaTGAAAGCTCCTAATGGAATCCAATGAaacctgttaaataaacttacaaaATCACGAAAACATGAAGCTtacacgaagaaaaaaaagtgcccaaaatcgtgaacaagcgttcataaaaatgggaacctcgaacaaagtgttcaaatcccatggtacgattttgaaaaatgtaccatgaaatttgaacactttgttcgtggttcccatgtttatgaacgcttgttcacgattttgggaactattttttctccgtgtactttGAGGcgattgattgtagccggatgaatgtcctatgtcacaaaagtttttgcataaacattggacagttatgcaataacggacagggcaaaagaaaccgaaaagctacgatatcttacatgttgtaggctACTTGTAGCCTacttgtaggaaacatcggtatagactagctactacaaacgagtatatctcgagccacaaaatatatgcgccagcattctcgcgccagtgttcgaagctcaacttgacaacttggcgacgaagcgtcgaaaatcgatgcagtgtgattttttagcgatttttccgattgaaATTTATGCTGAATCgtcttatttacgaagatgaaaatgatgtccaaacccatacctttctttagtaagaaaggcaaaaatcaaaaacattttcataaagttgtatgattttttacatgcagtcaggTTGTTAactgattttcatatttttttttaacgattaaagttgctgtcctgtacaattttgctgcaaaatattaatcagaaccaggatcagagcaattttaataaatttaaaatttaccgggaattcccgggaaattggacgctctatcttgattccaacattttaaaaacatagttttcgaaaagatcagaaaacttCACATAGAGTCGGGCCAAAGGTGCGCATCAGTCTTTTAAATACTTAATTTCAACCTaaaaagctcatatttggggtttcgacttgttttcgggtcaattttatgtatttacaaaaataaagtgaaaaaaaaaaattaagtttatgaaaattattggGAAAAGTCACTTTTGAGCCATTTTGatctaatatttgaaatttataaaataatgtttacaaaactttaggTTCACAAAATCTTTGAAACCATTCAACTAGTGTTTCCATTTTTTCCGAATAGTTTTCATCAATACCTAAAACAAGACACtgaaccgatcagaaaattccttcaaaagatacagattttcgaacatttacgtacctttttgccttcctcatcttacttaggaaaggctataaaatcactcggaaaatgaactctAATTAAGACTTCCTAGACTTACCATCATTAAtccatatcgactcagaattaccagctgagcaaatgtctgtgtgtttggctgtatgtagacatgtgtaccaaatcaatgtcactgtaatatctcgtcacaggctcaaccaattttggccggaatggttttaatcgatccgtcttaacgtcccctaagttgctatttaaattcatgcagttttattatgtatttaaaaaggtatgttaaaaacccgatttaatatcaccagaggtgaaatagagcctttcttacaaaatgatgaaactccgagaaatctattggtgcaattattttttcaaaaacatactgataccatccagtgagaattttacctaaagcttcgaatcttttaaggctaaacctcaaatgccattttttttaatttcagaggtacattatttgtcgcaagacatttaaatttaattaagaaaaacatattggattgacattattagcaaaataataaagggtactcagtctataatgttagtctatgattaacttaaaaaaatatgtatcgctattgcactttgtcgatcaattatgagaagccagaaagaacactttcacgcgcagcgtaaaacgcgcaagcgtaaaagcgctgccgttgaagcttcgacttgacggctttcgagcgagaacgagccgggacttcgaatttgatgttcagtatatgattttgtataaatccaaaaatttaataggaaaaaatagggttaaaaataagacgaaaaacactaaaatcgctatatctctggaaatacattttggaaaagcttcaaattttgggcccaaacagtttatggcgcatgttttcgaatggctttttgtttgaaactaaattctttaaatttgatagtgttatctgtaaaatagtccaaaaaatacctctaaaaatggctttgaccacatttactgccgttctacgcataattgtcccatgttcaaaaaagtgcaactgagaaaaacgcgattgaaatttttcgaccgatttctgtgtttctacgcataattgtctcgTGGGTttctattcgccctatgtgtccctaatcgccccagttatcAGTTTATCACCTTTATTTGTGAttatcttgctatacaacatgtaaacaagacataattctttgtaaaaatcatgatttcgtgatagaaaatacttggtgggacaattatgcgtagaagtttaacgatgggacaaacagacttggtgttgtttttaatgagtttccgaacaaagtaccagattttatgtgtttttcttaaagtacacatcaaactaaacttaaaaatgtcataaaatcaaagtcgtccaaaactgacatgggacaattatgcgtagaacggcagtttactggtcgaaaattgtgaatcgaaaaataaaatgttcgtctccgaccccacggctacagatctggcttttaaaaatggtgggttttacgagcggttttccagtgatggaagacacaaatttttaagagcggatacagacatcggccatgtatttcagaaaaagagctctcaaaaatcatactttgagttccgggtttctggccaaaattcaatcgaaagagcgcatctaaaccttcaatttagtaataggattttttcctgggacgaatcctcgccgtg harbors:
- the LOC128092846 gene encoding uncharacterized protein LOC128092846 — protein: MASSCDSGPPAGGSCPRKRKHSYCSELAASKPDSTGFDDNNNVEQNVADTEPIIYSRKGIIPVELGSRFESMRAGENFGLRHAQLDPKLQIIFQGQRFQFYSFWPNETSWWRCVHHRLQGCRAMVEIDAEMARVTMQKEQHRHHPVAEKLLECPQGKGVTVFDGDVKTFWLTHGAGNGVSTQFSRNLIIEGQKFYLFRIHQSYISTWHCNKTGSCRAHLSVQGVFRKIKQFDEHNHGPLSEGKMEALLANCNVELDLVSIRDKKDQPPEVKPVIARITYDGQEFRLQSNEPDGTRMWRCMWHDLRQCPVTVRMSNSGTKVVPVSPKARHNHPDDIIGVYLQEDGRHPVFDKQEKTKLPFWLFTVESVEHEMKRRGMIYQGYKYLLATIGDRGDSEWKCVKCETTLQITGLFWIASQQGNHSHGPLTTEEIYAITRKGDNINDLLPSSGVPLPKQALLATLSSPNPNRTFQLHHQGDAMKILQDGFEYYYVCSKPSYSLWRCIYSSIRCCNATLRLFNITQQTSHTPHNHSDELWHLYFTALGQHTIQGLPFHFLIQPTFLRPLPHLIYAGHLFNLDFITEQGSASLWFCADPGCRVALTVTGQFETVSVEGLPHGEPPMARNVQADWIRRFGSSRSF